One part of the Rhodococcus oxybenzonivorans genome encodes these proteins:
- a CDS encoding histidine phosphatase family protein: MTVVLLRHGRSTSNTARTLAGRSPGVELDDQGREQAEAVVARLADVVIEEIVHSPLLRCEQTVQPLARARGLTPVVEHRLVEVDYGDWTGRELKALLEEPLWKVVQQHASAAVFPGGEGLAQVQARAVAALREHDARLAERHGRDVVWVACSHGDVIKAVLADALGSHLDGFQRIVAEPASISVVRYTSTRPYVLKMNDTGHDLSAVNTPPASGDGAAAEVSGSVPGGEVRL, translated from the coding sequence ATGACTGTTGTCCTGCTGCGCCATGGGCGGTCGACCTCCAACACTGCACGCACGCTCGCCGGCCGGTCGCCGGGAGTCGAACTCGACGATCAGGGCCGGGAACAGGCAGAGGCGGTTGTCGCCCGGCTCGCGGACGTCGTGATCGAGGAAATCGTGCACTCACCGTTGTTGCGGTGTGAGCAGACGGTGCAGCCACTCGCGCGGGCGCGGGGGCTCACCCCGGTGGTCGAACACCGGCTCGTCGAGGTCGACTACGGCGACTGGACCGGCCGTGAACTGAAGGCCCTACTCGAGGAGCCGCTGTGGAAGGTCGTCCAGCAACATGCGTCCGCCGCGGTGTTTCCGGGCGGCGAGGGCCTCGCCCAGGTGCAGGCCCGGGCGGTCGCAGCCCTTCGTGAGCACGATGCCCGGCTCGCGGAACGGCACGGCCGGGACGTGGTGTGGGTGGCATGCTCGCACGGTGACGTGATCAAGGCGGTGCTCGCGGATGCGCTTGGCTCCCATCTCGACGGCTTCCAGCGGATCGTCGCCGAACCCGCGTCGATCAGCGTCGTCCGCTACACCTCCACCCGGCCGTACGTGCTCAAGATGAACGACACCGGCCACGACCTGTCGGCGGTCAACACTCCACCGGCGTCGGGGGACGGTGCCGCCGCCGAAGTTTCGGGGTCGGTCCCCGGCGGGGAGGTTCGCCTGTAA
- a CDS encoding SCO1664 family protein yields the protein MPAEESDPLEFGELTLIGQITHASNATLVCDAVIGETAVRCVYKPIRGERPLWDFPDGTLAGREYASYLVSEQLGWGVIPRTLLRDGPFGRGMVQQWVDTADRHGDDRPGLDLVDICAPGAVPDGWFEILRASDMDGEPVALIHADDPRLQRMAVLDVLINNADRKGGHALEGLDGSVYGVDHGICLHRENKLRTVLWGWAGTQVPGALVVDIAELIPALEGDFGARLAEHITSAEVAALYERAVDLLDAPVMPRPNGHRPIPWPAF from the coding sequence TTGCCCGCCGAGGAGTCGGACCCTCTGGAGTTCGGCGAACTGACCCTCATCGGCCAGATCACCCACGCCAGTAACGCGACCTTGGTCTGTGATGCGGTGATCGGTGAGACTGCGGTCCGGTGCGTGTACAAACCGATTCGCGGGGAGCGTCCGCTGTGGGACTTCCCCGACGGAACCCTCGCCGGCAGGGAGTACGCGTCATATCTGGTATCCGAACAGCTCGGATGGGGTGTGATTCCGCGCACTCTCCTTCGCGACGGTCCATTCGGGCGAGGAATGGTTCAGCAATGGGTGGACACGGCCGACCGCCACGGAGACGATCGGCCCGGACTCGATCTGGTCGACATCTGCGCGCCCGGCGCAGTGCCGGACGGGTGGTTCGAGATTCTTCGCGCCAGCGACATGGATGGCGAGCCGGTGGCCCTTATCCACGCCGACGACCCCCGGCTGCAGCGCATGGCTGTCCTCGACGTACTCATCAACAACGCTGACCGCAAGGGTGGGCATGCGCTCGAAGGACTCGACGGTTCCGTGTACGGAGTCGACCACGGCATCTGCCTGCACAGGGAGAACAAATTACGGACCGTGCTGTGGGGGTGGGCGGGGACGCAGGTGCCGGGTGCCCTGGTGGTCGACATCGCCGAGTTGATCCCCGCGCTCGAGGGCGACTTCGGTGCGCGGCTCGCGGAGCACATCACCTCCGCCGAGGTCGCGGCCCTGTACGAGAGGGCGGTCGACCTGCTCGACGCCCCCGTGATGCCCCGTCCCAACGGGCACCGGCCGATCCCGTGGCCCGCATTCTGA
- the mshC gene encoding cysteine--1-D-myo-inosityl 2-amino-2-deoxy-alpha-D-glucopyranoside ligase has translation MQSWSDTAVPSVPGQGSPLRLFDTADRQVRPVTPGRTATMYVCGITPYDATHLGHAATYLTFDLVNRLWRDAGHEVHYVQNVTDVDDPLFERAARDGEDWVVLGMRETALFREDMEALRVIPPRDYIGAVESVNEVVELVEKFLASGAAYIVDDAEFPDVYFRTGATEQFGYESGYDRETMEKFFAERGGDPDRPGKEDPLDALVWRAARPGEPSWPAPFGQGRPGWHIECSAIALNRIGSGFDVQGGGSDLIFPHHEYSAAHAESVTGDRRFARHYVHTGMIGLDGEKMSKSRGNLVFVSKLRGEGVDPAAIRLGLLSGHYRQDRPWTEQVLADAHTRLKLWKDAADLKSAQSATDTIVRLRQHLADDLDTPKALDALDGWARRALDHGGSDTDAPRQFAAAVDALLGVRLHP, from the coding sequence ATGCAGTCTTGGTCCGATACCGCTGTCCCGTCCGTCCCTGGCCAGGGTTCCCCTCTGCGGTTGTTCGATACCGCTGACCGGCAGGTTCGACCGGTCACCCCGGGGCGCACGGCGACCATGTACGTGTGCGGTATCACTCCCTACGACGCCACCCACCTCGGCCACGCCGCCACCTACCTGACATTCGATCTGGTCAACCGACTGTGGCGTGACGCCGGCCACGAGGTGCATTACGTCCAGAACGTCACCGATGTCGACGACCCGCTGTTCGAGCGCGCCGCCCGTGACGGCGAAGACTGGGTCGTCCTCGGCATGCGGGAGACGGCGCTCTTCCGCGAGGACATGGAGGCCCTACGGGTCATCCCGCCCCGCGACTACATCGGCGCGGTCGAATCCGTCAACGAAGTGGTAGAACTCGTCGAGAAATTCCTCGCCTCCGGTGCCGCGTACATCGTCGACGACGCCGAGTTCCCCGATGTGTACTTCCGCACCGGTGCCACCGAGCAGTTCGGGTACGAGTCCGGATACGACCGCGAGACAATGGAGAAATTCTTCGCCGAGCGCGGGGGAGACCCCGACCGCCCTGGCAAGGAAGACCCCCTCGACGCCCTGGTGTGGCGTGCCGCCCGCCCCGGCGAACCGTCGTGGCCGGCACCGTTCGGGCAGGGTCGTCCCGGCTGGCACATCGAGTGTTCGGCTATCGCCCTCAATCGCATCGGCTCGGGCTTCGACGTGCAGGGCGGAGGCAGTGACCTGATCTTCCCGCACCACGAGTACTCGGCTGCACATGCCGAATCCGTGACCGGCGACCGTCGCTTCGCACGCCACTACGTGCACACCGGGATGATCGGTCTCGACGGCGAGAAGATGTCGAAGAGCCGTGGCAACCTCGTGTTCGTGTCGAAGCTGCGGGGCGAAGGCGTCGACCCCGCGGCCATCCGGCTCGGACTGCTGTCGGGGCACTACCGGCAGGACCGTCCGTGGACCGAGCAGGTGCTCGCCGACGCGCACACCCGGCTGAAGTTGTGGAAGGATGCCGCCGACCTCAAGTCGGCGCAGTCGGCCACGGACACGATCGTGCGGCTGCGTCAGCATCTCGCCGATGACCTCGACACACCCAAGGCGCTCGACGCACTCGACGGCTGGGCCCGCCGCGCGCTCGATCACGGCGGTTCCGACACCGATGCCCCGCGCCAGTTCGCTGCAGCGGTCGACGCACTGCTCGGCGTCCGACTCCACCCGTGA
- a CDS encoding DUF3090 domain-containing protein: MSRAIHVFRTPDRFIAGTVGEPGDRTFYLQAVHETRVVSVLLEKQQVQVLADRMGLLLEEVHRRFGTEVPPQGAELDDASPLVTPIDAEFRVGTMGLGWDADAGAVVVELLAATETEFDESVVLDDSEDGPDAVRVFLTPLQARDFSLRSERVIAAGRAPCPLCGEPLAPEGHICIRTNGYRRGHSFGLTPETDEED; the protein is encoded by the coding sequence ATGTCACGCGCAATTCACGTATTCCGCACTCCTGACCGGTTCATTGCGGGAACGGTGGGTGAGCCCGGCGACAGGACGTTCTATCTCCAGGCGGTTCACGAGACACGTGTCGTCAGCGTGTTGTTGGAGAAGCAGCAGGTTCAGGTACTCGCGGATCGGATGGGACTCCTGCTCGAGGAAGTACACCGCCGGTTCGGTACGGAAGTACCGCCGCAGGGCGCCGAACTCGATGACGCGAGCCCGCTCGTCACGCCCATCGACGCCGAATTCCGGGTCGGGACCATGGGCCTGGGCTGGGACGCGGACGCCGGAGCCGTCGTCGTGGAGCTGCTGGCCGCCACCGAGACCGAGTTCGACGAGTCGGTCGTTCTCGACGACTCCGAGGACGGCCCCGATGCCGTACGGGTCTTCCTCACCCCGTTGCAGGCCAGGGACTTCTCGCTGCGTTCCGAACGGGTCATCGCCGCCGGCCGGGCGCCGTGCCCGCTGTGCGGGGAGCCGCTCGCGCCGGAGGGGCACATCTGTATCCGCACCAACGGATACCGCCGCGGCCACAGCTTCGGTCTCACCCCGGAAACGGACGAGGAGGACTGA
- a CDS encoding undecaprenyl-diphosphate phosphatase, whose amino-acid sequence MGEAMSWLQAIVLGVVQGLTEFLPISSSGHLRIVSEVFFGDDAGASFTAVTQLGTEAAVLIYFARDIGRIVVAWFRGLLHPEHRGDLDYRMGWYVIIGTLPVGILGFLFKDQIRTGARNLWLIATMLIVFALVIAAAEYYGRKVRPVEDLRAKDGIIMGSAQALALIPGVSRSGGTISAGLFLGLTREAAARYSFLLAIPAVVASGLFSLPDAFEPAGEGLNASGAQLLVATLIAFAIGYASIAWLLRFVVDHSMYWFVGYRIILGVVVLSLLATGVVSAT is encoded by the coding sequence ATGGGGGAGGCGATGTCGTGGCTCCAGGCGATCGTCCTCGGAGTCGTCCAGGGGTTGACGGAGTTTCTGCCCATCTCCTCGTCCGGCCATCTGCGGATCGTGTCCGAGGTCTTCTTCGGTGACGACGCAGGCGCCTCCTTCACCGCCGTCACCCAGCTCGGCACCGAGGCGGCCGTTCTCATCTACTTCGCCCGAGACATCGGCCGGATCGTCGTCGCGTGGTTTCGCGGATTGCTGCATCCCGAGCATCGAGGTGACCTCGATTACCGGATGGGCTGGTACGTGATCATCGGCACCCTTCCGGTCGGAATTCTCGGCTTCCTCTTCAAGGATCAGATCCGCACCGGCGCACGTAATCTCTGGCTGATCGCCACCATGTTGATCGTCTTCGCGCTCGTCATCGCAGCGGCGGAGTACTACGGACGCAAGGTCCGTCCGGTCGAGGACCTTCGCGCCAAGGACGGCATCATCATGGGTTCGGCCCAGGCACTCGCGTTGATCCCCGGCGTCTCGCGGTCCGGCGGCACGATCAGCGCGGGCCTGTTCCTCGGACTGACCCGAGAAGCCGCGGCGCGCTATTCGTTCCTGCTCGCCATTCCGGCCGTGGTCGCGTCGGGTCTGTTCAGCCTCCCCGACGCCTTCGAGCCCGCAGGGGAGGGCCTCAACGCGAGCGGCGCCCAGTTGCTCGTCGCGACGCTGATCGCCTTCGCCATCGGGTACGCCTCAATCGCATGGCTGCTCCGCTTCGTCGTCGACCACTCGATGTACTGGTTCGTCGGCTACCGGATCATCCTCGGCGTCGTGGTGCTGTCACTCCTGGCAACCGGTGTCGTGTCGGCAACCTGA